In the genome of Hyphomicrobium sp. CS1GBMeth3, the window CGGGAAGAGTTGCGCGGCGAGATTGAAGTCCTCGAAGGCTTGCCGTGTCTGGCCGAGCTTGATGTTGGCGACGCCGCGATCGTTCAGGATGGCGGCGCGCCGGTCGTTCGACAGAGCCGGATCCTTGAGGGCCTCTGTATAGTTCAGCACCGCGGCCTGGGCTTCACCGCGCACCAGCGCGCCAGCCCCCTCCTCCGCGATCTGAGCAGGCTCCGACGGCGCCGCGTGCGCCGGCGTGCGCGCGCACGCGGCCTGAAGCGCGAGCGCAAGAGCGATCCCGGCGGGGACAGAACGGACGGAACGCAGACGGGTCATTGAGCCTCTTGGCCACTCACGGGATCGCCATGGTAGACTGGCGACGGCGCCGAATCTTCCCCTGAATCTGGCTTGCGGGTCAATAACGGCGGATTGTGGCCGGGCGAGGTTTGCGGACGCCGGTGGCGGCGCGTGAGGCGCGGATATACGCAGGGCTTTCCGACGCGATGAACCTCTGGCTGCGCCTCATCTGGTTGTTTGTGACATCCCGCTTCCGCCCGCGCCTCGAATTGCCGGGCGACGCCTCGGAGCTGACGTTGCGCGTGCTGTTGAATGATCTCGACATCAGCCTGCACATGAACAACGGGCGCTACCTCGCGATCATGGATCTCGGGCGCTTGGACCTGCTCTTACGCAGTCCGCTCGGGAGGGCCGTGTGGCAGCACGGCTGGACGCCGGTTGCCAGCGCGGTGTTGATCCGATTCCGGCGCGAGCTTCGCTCCTTTGCGCGCTATCGGCTTGAAACGCGCGTCGTCGCGTGGGGTGCGGATAGCGTGCTGATCGCGCAAACCTTCGTGTTCGCGGATGGGGCTCACAAAGGGCAAACGGCGGCGCGTGCGCTGGTCAAGGGCGGCCTCTACGACCGCAAGGCGCGCCGCTATGTGCCGATGGCGGAGCTTATGCGATTAGTCGGCGTTTCCGGCGACAGTCCGCCGCCGTCGGCCGAGACCGAGGCGTTTCTCGCGGCCGACGGCGCCATGCGCGAGGCGAGCCGCACGCGCAGTCCGGACTCGGACGAAAACTTCTAGAGGGATTGAACCCCATCCTGCAGGTGCGCGAGCACGCGCGGCAGGTGGTCCGGCAAATCCTCGGCGATCAGGCCTGGTCCGAAGTCGCTTGCGACCTCGCCGTGCAGCCACGCGGCTGCGGCCGCCGCTTCAAATGCCGGTACGCCTTGCGCCAGAAGCCCCGTGATGAAGCCGCCGAGCACGTCGCCGGAGCCCGCGGTCGCGAGCCACGGCGGCGCGTTGGCATTGATGGCGGCGCGCCCGTCCGGAGCGGCGATGACCGTGTCGGCGCCCTTGAGCAGCACGACGGCGCCGCTCACGGCCGCGCCATGGCGCGCACGGTCGAGCCGCGAGCCCGGCACGTCGCC includes:
- a CDS encoding thioesterase family protein, whose translation is MNLWLRLIWLFVTSRFRPRLELPGDASELTLRVLLNDLDISLHMNNGRYLAIMDLGRLDLLLRSPLGRAVWQHGWTPVASAVLIRFRRELRSFARYRLETRVVAWGADSVLIAQTFVFADGAHKGQTAARALVKGGLYDRKARRYVPMAELMRLVGVSGDSPPPSAETEAFLAADGAMREASRTRSPDSDENF